The Paenibacillus thermoaerophilus region GACGCGAATGACTTCCTCTGCGGCCATGCGGGCCATGCGGTAACCGGCCTCAACGGTGTTGGAGCCTACATGCGGAGACGATACGACGTTGGGCAGACGGACCAGATCGAGATGTAACGGAGGTTCGTGGACAAACGTATCCAGACCGGCGCCCGCGATTTGTCCATTCGACAGAGCCTCGTATAAATCTTCCTCGACGATCAGATCTCCCCGGGCCGTATTGATCAGGTAAGCCGTTTTTTTCATTTGCCGCAAGGCGTCCCTGTTGATCATCCCGATCGTCTCGGGTTGGGAAGGCACGTGCAGGGAGATGAAATCCGACTGCGCGTACAGCTCCGGCAAGCTTACATACTGGACGCCATATCGATCCGCCAGGTCCTGGCGGACGTTCCGGCTGTACGCGATCACCCGCATATCGAAGGCGACGGCTCGCTTTGCAACCTCCGCTCCGATCGCGCCCAAGCCGATGATCCCCAGCACCTTGCCTCCCAGCTCCGTGCCGGTGATGCGGTTCCAGCCGCCTTCTTTCACGCTCGCATTCATCTGCGGGATATGGCGCGCGGCGCACAGCATCAGGCTCATGGCCAGCTCCGCCACCGAACGGGTGGGAGCCCCCGGCGTAACGGTCACCGGAATCCCCAGCCGGGAAGCCGTCTCCACATCGATGTTATCGTAACCGACGCCGTATTTCGCCACAATTTTTAAGGTTGGCGCGCCCGCCTCCAGCACCTTGCCGGTCACCTCGTCGATGCCGGCAATCAGCGCATCCGCTCCCCGGATCAACTCCGCCAGTTCCGACTCTTTCAAAGGCCGGCCCTCCGGATTCCAGACGATTTCCATTCCCGCCTGTTCCAACAATGCCTTCGCTTCTTCCGAACGGGAAAAGGAACGCGGCAATGCCAACACTTTTGCCATAATCCGATATCCTCCTTCATACATCCGGACCGCGTCCGGTCTTGCCGATCAAGCGTGTTATGGCCCCGGTTCCGCTTAAGCTTCACCGGAGCCTTCCGTTCCGTATTTAGGCCGTCACTTTCTTGACCTGTACCCCGCCGGACTGGGTTTTGACCGCAATCGTCATGATGACGGAGACGATCAGGGACAGCGCCATAAACATGTAAGACGCATCGGGCGAACCCGTCGCTCCGTTCAGGTAGCCGACGATATAAGAGCCTGCAAACGAGCCGAGTGCGCCGAAGCTGTTGATCAAAGCGGTTGCGCCGCCTGCGACGTTGCGCGGCAGCAGCTCCGGAATAATCGCGAAGAACGGCCCGTACGGGGCATACATCGCGCCTCCGGCCACAACCAGAAGAGCATAGGACAGCCAGAAGTTCGACAATCCGACCAGATAGGAGCCGTAGAAGCAGACGGCGCCGACAAGCAGACAAATCCAGACGACGCCTTTACGGTTCATCGTGCGGTCGGCATAGTAGGAGACGGACAGCATGAGAATAACGGCTAACAGATACGGAACGGACGAGAGCCATCCGGCTGCTACAATCCCGGTATTCCCCGCCTGCTTAATGATCGACGGGAGCCACATGACAAAGCCGTAAACCCCGATGCTCCAGAAGAAATATTGAATGGAGAGCATGATCACCTTCGGGTTTTTGAACGCTTCCCGGTAGTTTTTGACGGTTTTCATGCCTTTTTGTTCTTCCAGAAGCGCTTGCTCCACATCGTTCTTCTCGCCTTCGGACAGCCACTTGGCGTCCCTCGGCTTATCCTGCACGAGCTTCCACCAGAACAGCGCCCAGATGACTGAAGGCAGCCCTTCAATGATAAACATCATCCGCCAGCCGAAACCGTGCACCAGGTAACCGGATAGGATCGACATCCACAATACGGTCACCGGGTTGCCTAAGATCAGGAACGTATTGGCTCTGGAGCGTTCCTCTTTGGTAAACCAATTGCTGAGAAAGATCAGCATAGCCGGCATAACAGCGCTTTCCACTACGCCGAGGGTAAACCGGATCACATACAAGAAGCGGATGTCCGTGACCACCCCGGTTGCGGCCGCGCATAACCCCCACAGGATCAGGCACCAGAATATGAGTTTCTTGGCGCTTTTCTGGGCGGCATAAGCGGCTCCGGGGATTTGAAAGAAGAAATATCCCAGGAAAAAGAGCGCTCCCAGCAAGGACGACGTCCCGGCGGTAATGTGCAAATCTTCGGCCATACCCGCCGCCGCGCCGAAGCTGTAATTCGCCCGGTCAAGGTAAGCCAGGCTGTACGTGATGAACACGATGGGAATGATTCTGAACCACCGGCTGGATGGCAGTTTTTTTGTTTCCATATCGCTAACCCCCTATGGATGGATGCAGGATGCGCTTATAAACGCTTCCAACTGGGGACGAGTCGGCAGTCCTTCCGAATCGCCCGCTGCCGTAACCGCTAACGCTCCGATGGCGTTGCCCCGGCGAACCGCGTCTCTAACCGTCAAGCCTTCCAACAAACCGCTGATCAATCCGACCGCGAACCCGTCCCCGGCTCCAACCGTATCCACCGCTCGAACGCGAAAGCCTTCGACGAAGCCTTCTTCCGTCGGGGTACGGTAGTAGGCGCCCTCCGGTCCCAGCTTGACCGCCACAAGCTTGACGCCCTGTTCCAGGTAAAAGCCGGCGATATCCCGCGGCTCCGAACGTCCCGTCAGAAGCTTGCCTTCCCCGATTCCCGGCAAGACCCAATCCGCTTGGCAAGCAAGCGAATTGACGACTTCGATCATTTCCGCCTGGCTGTTCCATAGCGGCGGGCGGAGATTGACGTCGAACGATACGGTACGGCCCGCTTGCTTCATGATGCGCAGCGCTTCGAATGCCAGCTCTCTCATGCTCGCCGAGACGGCAAGCGGAATCCCGGTCAGATGAAGGTGTCTGGCGCTTGTGAAGGAAGCCGGGTCGACGTCGTCCGCGCTCAACATGCTTGCGGCCGATCCTTTCCGGAAATAGTGAACCTGGGGATCTCCGCTCTCTGCCTTGGACTTCAACTGAAATCCCGTAGGATGCCGATCGTCCGTCAGCACCATGTCCACATCGACCCCTTCTTTGCGGAGGGACTCTATGATGAACGTACCAAACGGGTCGTTGCCGACTTTGCTGATCCAGCGCATCTTGTAGCCCAGCCGGGCCAGCCCTATGGAGACATTCGTCTCGGCTCCGGCCAATGCTCTCGTAAAATGTTCGACTTGATGCAGTTCGCCGGGGTGATCGGCAATAAACATAGCCATCGCCTCGCCGAACGTGACGACATCGCATGACTTCATACAACATCCTCCTATGCTTTCGCTATCATGGCCGCGTACCGGCGCAAAGCTTCGACCAGCTCCTCACCGTCGCCGGCAACCGGAAATTCGATTGTCCGCGGCGCGTCGCGGGGCAACAAGTCGACAATGCGCCGCCATAAACTTCCGGCTTCCTCCGGCAGGGGAACGGTTACGTTCTTCCCGTCCACGGCCACCACATGCTTCAAGTGAAGGTAAACGACGTACGGCTGCAAGACAGCGGCCGCTTCCGCTGCGTTCCACCCGGTCCAAGTCCAGTTCCCGACGTCGAAGGCCATGCCGATCGGCAATCCCGCTTTCCTGCAATCCTCGAAGAAGCGCTGAAGCTTCCGCACATCGCCGCCGTGGGGCGTCTGGTCGTTTTCAACCGTCAGCTTTAAAGCGCTTTCTCCCGGTACATGGCGCGACCAGTAACGTCCCAGTTCCGCCGGATCGGATTGTCCCGGCATATAATGCCCGAGCGAGACTTTCAGCAACACCGCGCCAACGGCCAACGCCTCCGGTACGACGACGTCCAGCATCGCCGCATTGAGCGATCCGTCGCTGTTCCATAATTCCACCGGAGCGGAATAAGCGCTTACAAGATGTTCGTCCTCGATCCGCCGCTTCAGAGCCGGCAAATCGGGGGAATTTTCCTTAAAAAGTTCTCGCCGGATTTCGATTCCGGCGCATCCCGCCGCTTTGGCCACCGGCACGCAGGCTTCCTGTCCGCGGCGAGCCGCAAGCGTTCCGAGAGACGCCGTTGTGGTAAAAACCTTCGTCATGCAGATACTCCTGTCTGTTTTTTTTACGTAAACACTTAATGGTATCGGTTTACGGAATCGATTCCATAAGACGGTTAAAGGAAAGCCGTCTAACCGCCAGACGGCTTCGGATTCGTGGTTGCCAATCCCATTTGCGCAATGTTTTATGGAATCGATTTACGAAATCGGTTCCATAGATAAAGTACAACAAGGACAGCGTCCTCGTCAATACGGTTTGCGTTATCTTTTTTTATTTTTGGGAAGGGGTCGAACCTCTAATTATCAATTGACCGGGCAATGCGATGCGTTCCTTCGCACTGTCATCGCCGCCGAGCCGCTGCAGCACTTTCTCCATGGCCCTTTGTCCGATTTCATAGGTAGGCTGCGCAACGGTAGTGATGCCCGATCCGATCACGGGAGCCCAGTCCGAATCGTCGAAGCCCGCAATGCCAATATCTTCGGGGATGCGCAGTCCTCTCGTTTGCAGGGCGTTGATCAGCTTTAACTGGGTGATTCCATTTACCGCAAAAAGCATGCGGGATTGTCCGGACGTTGCCTCGATAAACCGTTCCAGTTGCTCCTCCAGTTGTGCGTTTTTGCGGATTTCGAACTCGTACAGATCGTTGACGCTGGGGTGGCCGGCGTTCCGAAGAACATCCGTAAAAGCGAGAAACCGTTCCGCGCGCGAACTGACATGCTCGATCGGCTGCGAGAAAAAACCGATTCGCTCATAACCCTGATCCAGGAAAAACCGCGTCGCTTCGGACATCGCCCTGTAGTTATCCGTTCCGACGGTGTCGAAAGCCAAACCCGGTATTTCGCGGTCGATCAGGACGACGGGAATCCGCTCGTCCGCCATTTCGTTGAGGATGTCCTTGTTATGGCCGGTCGGGTGGATAATCAAGCCGTCGATGCGATGGGCTTGCATCATGTGGATATAATTTTTTTCTTTGACGGGATCGTTGTCGGTGTTGCAGACGATGATGCTGTAGCCGTGTCTTGTGCATACGTCCTCGGCGCCGCGAAGCACGGAGGTGGAATACGGATTGGAAATATCGGCGAAAATCATCCCGATGGAATAGCTCCGGGCCTGACGAAGTCCTCTCGCCATCCGGTTCGGTCTGTAACGGAGCTCCGCGATCGCCTCCTCGATCCGCTTCAGGGTGCTGGCGGATATCGACTTATAATCTCCGCTTAAATAGCGGGAAATGGTCGTTTTGGATACGCCGGCGGCTTTCGCCACATCGGCGATTGTCGCTTTTTGCGGTGATTTGGGTGGTTCATTGGTAGAATTCATGGCTTTTCCTCATTCTTACGTCGAATTTTGATCGCTAATCTGATTATAACCTGCTTTATCGCTCGTGTAACCGGGCGAGTTGGATCCTTGACCATTTGTTGGCGGCCCAGGAGGAAGGGAAGACGGCGGAGGAAGTGTTCGGCAAAGACCCCCGGGTGCTGGCGGATGAAATACATGAGCAACTGCCCCGGGAGCCTTTCCGGCACACGGCTTGGTTTATGGCGGAAATCTTATGCAGATTTTTGGATCGTTGCTGATCACGTTGGCCGGACTTGTTGATCTCGGCGCGGGCTATGGCGCTGCTCACAGCCGTTATGCTTGGAGCTGTTCGGATAGGTGCTATGTCAGCCATGAATTGCATCGCTGTATGGAAGTCAAAGGAAAGTATCTTTTACTGGTGCGGTTTTTCTTTTGCCCATTGTTCGCTGCCCTGTTGACAGCCACGTTCATTTCTTGTATGGTTAATTACATGACTAACTAACAATTGAAGTGGTGAGGACATGGGATTTTTCATCGACGACAGCCGACCGATTTTCATGCAAATTGCCGAGCGCATCGAAGATGACATCATTGAGGGGCGGTTGCCTGAAGAATCACAGGTCCCTTCGACGAATCAGTTCGCGTCCTTTTATCAGATCAATCCGGCGACGGCGGCGAAAGGCGTGAATCTGCTTGTGGATCAAGGAATCTTGTACAAAAAGCGGGGGATCGGCATGTTTGTGGCGGCAGGCGCGCGTGCGGCGCTTATCGAGAAGCGGAAGGAACAGTTTTACGAGCAGTACGTCTTGGCGACGATCCGGGAGGCGAGAAAGCTCGGCATCACCGCGGAACAATTGACGGATATGATCCGGAAAGGGGATAAAACGTTATGAGCATCGTCGCTTCGGTGAACGGCCTGACCAAAACGTACGGGAACGTAACGGCGGTCGACCATGTCAGCTTTGCGCTTGCGGAGAACAAAATATATGGCCTGCTCGGGAGGAACGGCGCCGGCAAAACGACGATCATGCATATGATAACCGCCCAGTTGTTTCCGACGAGCGGGGAGATTCGGGTGTTCGGAGAGAACCCTTACGAAAATAACCGTGTGCTCAGCCAAATATGCTTCATCAAGGAAAGCCAGAAGTATCCCGACAGCTTTTGCGTTGCTGATGTGCTGGAGGTGGCTTCCACGCTGTTCCCTTACTGGGACCGCGAGTACGCTAACTCGCTGATCGAGGACTTTCGGCTGCCGCTGAAGCGGAGGGTGAAGAAGCTGTCCCGCGGCATGCTTTCGTCCGTCGGCATTGTCATCGGCCTCGCCAGCCGCGCGCCGCTGACGATATTTGACGAGCCTTATCTCGGCCTTGACGCGGTGGCTCGAAGCTTGTTCTACGATCGGCTGCTTGAGGATTACGCCGCGCATCCGCGAACCGTCATCTTGTCCACTCACTTGATCGACGAGGTTAGCCGAATTTTGGAGCATATCATCGTGATCGACAACGGCCGGCTGCTGCTGAGCGAGGATGCCGACGTTCTTCGCGAACAGGCGTTTACGGTCGTCGGACCGGCCTCGGCTGTCCAGGCGTTTACGGAAGGCAAGCGCATCATTCACCGCGATATCTTCGGCGGTCTCGTGTCGGCCGCTGTCATGGAACACATGGCCCCGGATGTCCGGAAGCAAGCCGAAGCGCTCGGTCTGGAGCTCGCGCCGGTCTCGCTGCAGCAGCTCATTGTTCATCTGACAGGCGGGAAAATGGATAGAAAGGCGGCGAATGTCGAGTGAACCGAATCGCAAGCGTGATGAAGATTCATTTCAGAGACCGGTGGATGTGGCTGATCGTTCCCTGGGGATTCGTTCTGTTACCCAGCTTCATCGTGAATTACGTCATCAGCTTCTTCTTATCGGAGCCGCTGTATACCGGCGGGCTATCTTCCATCTATATTTATATGATGATAGCGGGTGTGCTCACCCTGCATCAAACATTTCCGTTCGCGATCGGCCTCAGCGTGCGGAGAACGGACTATTTCCTCGGCACCATCGCGGCTGTCGTAGCCAATAGCGCACTCCTCTCGATTGTCCTGTTCGTGTTCTCGACTGCGGAACACGATTGGACGACGAGATGGGGAACCGATCTGCACTTTTTCCATCTGCCGCACGTGCATGACGGTTCGCCTATCGAGCTGATCGTGATGTCGTTCGCCGTGCTGATGCACCTGTTTTTTCTCGGATTCGCCATATCCGGCGTGCACCGGCGGTTCGGCGCCATCGGCCTGTATACGTTTTTCGCCTTGCTGCTTGTGTCCTTGACTGTCGTCGGGTTTCTCGGCACGTATTACGAGTGGTGGGGCCGCATCTTCGGGTGGCTGGCCGAACATTCCGCGTTCCAGCTTGCGATGTGGACGGTTCCGGTGACGGTGTTTTATGTAATCGCGTCTTATTTGCTGCTGCGCAAAGCGACCGTTTGACGGGCGAGAGGAGAGTCGTCCGGGATATCCCGGATGGCTCTCCTCTCGTCTTTTATAAGCGGGATATTTTATCGGCGGGAGCAAGCTCGACATCGGATGGATGGAATATGCGGAAACGTTGGTGAAGTAATATGGAATGGGCTGTAACTCGCCGAAAATGGGAGGGGCGATGGTGAAGTTAACCGCAAGGAGACTTCTGGCATATTGGTTGGATATGACACTGACCGCATGCCTTTTAATCGGCGCGCAATTGTTACTGTACACCATGTTCTCCGGATTTCCGTTTGATTATTTGGACCGGGGATACGAGATAGAACTCTGGGTACTGGCCACGTTCTCCATGCCGGTGTGGATGTATTTCATTTGGAGCGAGCTCTCTCTGCGGAAAACGATCGGGAAGCAACTGCTCGGATTAAAAGTGATCAGCGAGAAAGGCCCCAGACTTACATTCCTTCAGGTTCTGGTAAGAACGTTTATCAAACTGCTGCCGTGGGAATTGACCCATTTGATCATTTTGGTGCCCGAGCCGTGGTGGGGGGCGGACGAACCGGCAAATGTTTTATGGATCTACCTGCCAAACGCCATGATGATCCTGTATATCGCGGTACTGTTATCGGGCAGAGGGGTCAAAGGGCTCCATGATTATCCCGCCCGAACCGGTGTCGTACACGACGCAAAAGCGCGGCGGAGGATGGAAAGGGGCGAAAGGAGGGGGAGTATGTAAATTTGCATCATTTGGAAATAGGCAAGACCATGGATGCCGCTTATGAACGGTTTTCCAAATCACATTGAAAAGGAGCTTGCTCATGAAGAAAAAGATTCTGGCGCTGAGTGCGGTTTTA contains the following coding sequences:
- a CDS encoding phosphoglycerate dehydrogenase, whose translation is MAKVLALPRSFSRSEEAKALLEQAGMEIVWNPEGRPLKESELAELIRGADALIAGIDEVTGKVLEAGAPTLKIVAKYGVGYDNIDVETASRLGIPVTVTPGAPTRSVAELAMSLMLCAARHIPQMNASVKEGGWNRITGTELGGKVLGIIGLGAIGAEVAKRAVAFDMRVIAYSRNVRQDLADRYGVQYVSLPELYAQSDFISLHVPSQPETIGMINRDALRQMKKTAYLINTARGDLIVEEDLYEALSNGQIAGAGLDTFVHEPPLHLDLVRLPNVVSSPHVGSNTVEAGYRMARMAAEEVIRVLSGEQPLYPVGKPR
- a CDS encoding MFS transporter gives rise to the protein METKKLPSSRWFRIIPIVFITYSLAYLDRANYSFGAAAGMAEDLHITAGTSSLLGALFFLGYFFFQIPGAAYAAQKSAKKLIFWCLILWGLCAAATGVVTDIRFLYVIRFTLGVVESAVMPAMLIFLSNWFTKEERSRANTFLILGNPVTVLWMSILSGYLVHGFGWRMMFIIEGLPSVIWALFWWKLVQDKPRDAKWLSEGEKNDVEQALLEEQKGMKTVKNYREAFKNPKVIMLSIQYFFWSIGVYGFVMWLPSIIKQAGNTGIVAAGWLSSVPYLLAVILMLSVSYYADRTMNRKGVVWICLLVGAVCFYGSYLVGLSNFWLSYALLVVAGGAMYAPYGPFFAIIPELLPRNVAGGATALINSFGALGSFAGSYIVGYLNGATGSPDASYMFMALSLIVSVIMTIAVKTQSGGVQVKKVTA
- a CDS encoding sugar kinase; its protein translation is MKSCDVVTFGEAMAMFIADHPGELHQVEHFTRALAGAETNVSIGLARLGYKMRWISKVGNDPFGTFIIESLRKEGVDVDMVLTDDRHPTGFQLKSKAESGDPQVHYFRKGSAASMLSADDVDPASFTSARHLHLTGIPLAVSASMRELAFEALRIMKQAGRTVSFDVNLRPPLWNSQAEMIEVVNSLACQADWVLPGIGEGKLLTGRSEPRDIAGFYLEQGVKLVAVKLGPEGAYYRTPTEEGFVEGFRVRAVDTVGAGDGFAVGLISGLLEGLTVRDAVRRGNAIGALAVTAAGDSEGLPTRPQLEAFISASCIHP
- a CDS encoding sugar phosphate isomerase/epimerase family protein, translating into MTKVFTTTASLGTLAARRGQEACVPVAKAAGCAGIEIRRELFKENSPDLPALKRRIEDEHLVSAYSAPVELWNSDGSLNAAMLDVVVPEALAVGAVLLKVSLGHYMPGQSDPAELGRYWSRHVPGESALKLTVENDQTPHGGDVRKLQRFFEDCRKAGLPIGMAFDVGNWTWTGWNAAEAAAVLQPYVVYLHLKHVVAVDGKNVTVPLPEEAGSLWRRIVDLLPRDAPRTIEFPVAGDGEELVEALRRYAAMIAKA
- a CDS encoding LacI family DNA-binding transcriptional regulator yields the protein MNSTNEPPKSPQKATIADVAKAAGVSKTTISRYLSGDYKSISASTLKRIEEAIAELRYRPNRMARGLRQARSYSIGMIFADISNPYSTSVLRGAEDVCTRHGYSIIVCNTDNDPVKEKNYIHMMQAHRIDGLIIHPTGHNKDILNEMADERIPVVLIDREIPGLAFDTVGTDNYRAMSEATRFFLDQGYERIGFFSQPIEHVSSRAERFLAFTDVLRNAGHPSVNDLYEFEIRKNAQLEEQLERFIEATSGQSRMLFAVNGITQLKLINALQTRGLRIPEDIGIAGFDDSDWAPVIGSGITTVAQPTYEIGQRAMEKVLQRLGGDDSAKERIALPGQLIIRGSTPSQK
- a CDS encoding GntR family transcriptional regulator, with the translated sequence MGFFIDDSRPIFMQIAERIEDDIIEGRLPEESQVPSTNQFASFYQINPATAAKGVNLLVDQGILYKKRGIGMFVAAGARAALIEKRKEQFYEQYVLATIREARKLGITAEQLTDMIRKGDKTL
- a CDS encoding ABC transporter ATP-binding protein, coding for MSIVASVNGLTKTYGNVTAVDHVSFALAENKIYGLLGRNGAGKTTIMHMITAQLFPTSGEIRVFGENPYENNRVLSQICFIKESQKYPDSFCVADVLEVASTLFPYWDREYANSLIEDFRLPLKRRVKKLSRGMLSSVGIVIGLASRAPLTIFDEPYLGLDAVARSLFYDRLLEDYAAHPRTVILSTHLIDEVSRILEHIIVIDNGRLLLSEDADVLREQAFTVVGPASAVQAFTEGKRIIHRDIFGGLVSAAVMEHMAPDVRKQAEALGLELAPVSLQQLIVHLTGGKMDRKAANVE
- a CDS encoding RDD family protein — protein: MVKLTARRLLAYWLDMTLTACLLIGAQLLLYTMFSGFPFDYLDRGYEIELWVLATFSMPVWMYFIWSELSLRKTIGKQLLGLKVISEKGPRLTFLQVLVRTFIKLLPWELTHLIILVPEPWWGADEPANVLWIYLPNAMMILYIAVLLSGRGVKGLHDYPARTGVVHDAKARRRMERGERRGSM